A genomic segment from Carassius auratus strain Wakin chromosome 25, ASM336829v1, whole genome shotgun sequence encodes:
- the zgc:136858 gene encoding pseudouridine-metabolizing bifunctional protein C1861.05 isoform X2: MWRLSAFLRRCITTSSSRHRKKDGLFIIHPDVKEALADQRPVVALESTIITHGMPYPHNLSTAKEVEAIVRAEGAIPATIGILEGSIHVGLSSDELDFLAQSKMALKVSRRDLPYVISKGMSGGTTVSGTMIAAHKAGIPVFVTGGIGGVHRDGENSLDVSADLTELGRTPIAVVSAGVKSILDIGRTLEFLETQGVCVATYGDSNSFPAFFSRQSEFTSPYHVSSPQEAADLIASTLSLGLQSGLLLAIPIPEEHAATGQQIEDAIQTAVKEASSQGVTGRDVTPFILQRVNELTKGKSLQANIALIKNNAKVGSQIACALSKHKEKTGGNFRGDIKTRKSKDQRTDSYAFGQTNPGSVCQSFGGVGRNIADCLSRLGQRPLFISAIGKDSHSEAVLNYCKHMDTSAVARLQDQRTATYCAVITESGELSLGLGDMDIHQQIQEQYVSQFEDQLASASLVVLDGNIPVSTIDYVCRIAKKRAVPVWFEPTDADKACKPFLSESWKALSYISPNLAELCTMNHTLGLPTPTEFPRSLEDVLGCVPALSRPLLEHLNCVVVTLGALGVMVCGEHAAGTVNLQPQKQKLKGRLCAVHYPALTVSSKETVNVSGAGDSFAGAMMVGILRELDTDSCVRMGLLAARTSLMSPHPIDPSLTADDIHPEKLQSQLWPKPSFVWIED, from the exons ATGTGGAGGTTGTCTGCGTTTCTAAGACGTTGCATTACAACTTCATCCAGCAGACATCGCAAAAAAG ACGGCCTGTTTATCATCCATCCTGATGTGAAAGAGGCTTTAGCGGATCAAAGGCCCGTTGTGGCTTTGGAAAGCACTATTATCACACATGGAATGCCTTATCCTCACAATCTCAG TACAGCAAAGGAAGTGGAGGCGATTGTGAGAGCTGAGGGTGCAATCCCTGCAACCATTGGGATTCTTGAGGGCAGCATTCATGTGGGCCTTTCGTCAGATGAACTGGACTTCCTGGCACAAAGCAAAATGGCACTAAAAGTGTCCAGAAGGGACTTACCTTATGTCATCAGCAAG ggTATGTCGGGTGGCACAACTGTCTCCGGCACAATGATTGCGGCTCACAAGGCTGGGATTCCTGTTTTTGTAACTGGAGGCATTGGAGGAGTACATAGAGATGGAGAAAACt CTCTGGATGTGAGTGCAGACCTCACTGAACTGGGTCGAACCCCTATTGCTGTTGTGTCAGCTGGGGTGAAATCCATCCTAGATATCGGTCGCACTCTTGAGTTCTTG GAAactcagggtgtgtgtgtggccaCATATGGAGATTCAAATAGCTTCCCAGCCTTCTTCTCTAGGCAAAGTGAATTTACTTCTCCTTACCATGTCTCCAGTCCTCAAGAAGCAGCAGATCTTATTG CTAGTACACTATCTCTGGGGCTGCAAAGTGGTCTTCTGTTGGCCATCCCCATCCCTGAGGAACATGCAGCCACAGGACAACAGATAGAAGATGCCATACAAACAGCTGTGAAGGAGGCCAG CTCACAAGGTGTCACAGGAAGAGATGTCACCCCTTTTATCCTTCAGCGAGTCAATGAGCTGACAAAAGGAAAGTCCCTGCAAGCCA ATATAGCGCTCATCAAAAACAATGCCAAGGTGGGCAGTCAGATTGCATGTGCCCTTTCTAAACATAAAGAGAAAACTGGAGGCAACTTCAGAGGTGACATTAAAACCCGAAAATCAAAGGACCAGAGAACAGACTCCTACGCT tttggtCAGACAAATCCAGGAAGTGTTTGTCAGTCTTTTGGAGGCGTAGGCAGGAATATTGCTG ACTGTTTAAGCAGATTAGGGCAGAGGCCTCTCTTCATCTCTGCCATTGGCAAAGACTCTCATAGTGAAGCTGTGCTAAACTATTGTAAACACATG GATACAAGCGCAGTTGCCAGATTACAAGACCAAAGGACTGCGACCTATTGTGCTGTTATAACCGAGTCTGGAGAGCTGAGCCTGGGATTGGGCGACATGGACATCCATCAGCAAATACAAGAgcaatat GTATCTCAGTTTGAGGATCAGCTTGCATCAGCATCTCTTGTAGTTCTTGATGGCAACATTCCTGTTTCAACCATAGACTACGTGTGTCGTATTGCCAAGAAACGTGCAGTCCCTG TGTGGTTTGAGCCCACGGATGCAGATAAGGCCTGTAAGCCCTTCCTGTCAGAGAGCTGGAAAGCCCTATCTTACATCTCCCCCAATCTGGCTGAGCTCTGCACCATGAATCATACACTAGGCCTGCCTACACCTACAG AGTTTCCCAGATCACTTGAGGATGTCTTGGGCTGTGTACCAGCTCTCTCCCGCCCCCTGCTGGAGCATCTGAATTGTGTGGTGGTCACTTTAGGTGCGTTGGGTGTGATGGTGTGTGGAGAACATGCAGCTGGGACTGTGAATTTGCAGCCACAAAAGCAAAAGCTG AAGGGACGGCTGTGTGCTGTTCATTATCCTGCGCTGACTGTGAGCTCTAAAGAAACAGTAAATGTGTCTGGAGCTGGTGACAG TTTTGCTGGAGCAATGATGGTGGGAATCTTACGAGAGTTGGACACAGACAGCTGTGTGCGTATGGGTCTCCTTGCCGCCCGCACATCCTTGATGTCTCCTCATCCAATTGATccatctctgacagcagatgacATCCATCCAGAAAAATTACAGTCTCAGCTGTGGCCAAAGCCTTCATTTGTGTGGATAGAGGACTGA
- the zgc:136858 gene encoding pseudouridine-metabolizing bifunctional protein C1861.05 isoform X1, with amino-acid sequence MWRLSAFLRRCITTSSSRHRKKDGLFIIHPDVKEALADQRPVVALESTIITHGMPYPHNLSTAKEVEAIVRAEGAIPATIGILEGSIHVGLSSDELDFLAQSKMALKVSRRDLPYVISKGMSGGTTVSGTMIAAHKAGIPVFVTGGIGGVHRDGENSLDVSADLTELGRTPIAVVSAGVKSILDIGRTLEFLETQGVCVATYGDSNSFPAFFSRQSEFTSPYHVSSPQEAADLIASTLSLGLQSGLLLAIPIPEEHAATGQQIEDAIQTAVKEASSQGVTGRDVTPFILQRVNELTKGKSLQANIALIKNNAKVGSQIACALSKHKEKTGGNFRGDIKTRKSKDQRTDSYAIVIGGINVDFIAKGMTKKLVFGQTNPGSVCQSFGGVGRNIADCLSRLGQRPLFISAIGKDSHSEAVLNYCKHMDTSAVARLQDQRTATYCAVITESGELSLGLGDMDIHQQIQEQYVSQFEDQLASASLVVLDGNIPVSTIDYVCRIAKKRAVPVWFEPTDADKACKPFLSESWKALSYISPNLAELCTMNHTLGLPTPTEFPRSLEDVLGCVPALSRPLLEHLNCVVVTLGALGVMVCGEHAAGTVNLQPQKQKLKGRLCAVHYPALTVSSKETVNVSGAGDSFAGAMMVGILRELDTDSCVRMGLLAARTSLMSPHPIDPSLTADDIHPEKLQSQLWPKPSFVWIED; translated from the exons ATGTGGAGGTTGTCTGCGTTTCTAAGACGTTGCATTACAACTTCATCCAGCAGACATCGCAAAAAAG ACGGCCTGTTTATCATCCATCCTGATGTGAAAGAGGCTTTAGCGGATCAAAGGCCCGTTGTGGCTTTGGAAAGCACTATTATCACACATGGAATGCCTTATCCTCACAATCTCAG TACAGCAAAGGAAGTGGAGGCGATTGTGAGAGCTGAGGGTGCAATCCCTGCAACCATTGGGATTCTTGAGGGCAGCATTCATGTGGGCCTTTCGTCAGATGAACTGGACTTCCTGGCACAAAGCAAAATGGCACTAAAAGTGTCCAGAAGGGACTTACCTTATGTCATCAGCAAG ggTATGTCGGGTGGCACAACTGTCTCCGGCACAATGATTGCGGCTCACAAGGCTGGGATTCCTGTTTTTGTAACTGGAGGCATTGGAGGAGTACATAGAGATGGAGAAAACt CTCTGGATGTGAGTGCAGACCTCACTGAACTGGGTCGAACCCCTATTGCTGTTGTGTCAGCTGGGGTGAAATCCATCCTAGATATCGGTCGCACTCTTGAGTTCTTG GAAactcagggtgtgtgtgtggccaCATATGGAGATTCAAATAGCTTCCCAGCCTTCTTCTCTAGGCAAAGTGAATTTACTTCTCCTTACCATGTCTCCAGTCCTCAAGAAGCAGCAGATCTTATTG CTAGTACACTATCTCTGGGGCTGCAAAGTGGTCTTCTGTTGGCCATCCCCATCCCTGAGGAACATGCAGCCACAGGACAACAGATAGAAGATGCCATACAAACAGCTGTGAAGGAGGCCAG CTCACAAGGTGTCACAGGAAGAGATGTCACCCCTTTTATCCTTCAGCGAGTCAATGAGCTGACAAAAGGAAAGTCCCTGCAAGCCA ATATAGCGCTCATCAAAAACAATGCCAAGGTGGGCAGTCAGATTGCATGTGCCCTTTCTAAACATAAAGAGAAAACTGGAGGCAACTTCAGAGGTGACATTAAAACCCGAAAATCAAAGGACCAGAGAACAGACTCCTACGCT ATTGTTATTGGTGGAATAAACGTTGATTTCATCGCTAAAGGAATGACAAAGAAATTGGTG tttggtCAGACAAATCCAGGAAGTGTTTGTCAGTCTTTTGGAGGCGTAGGCAGGAATATTGCTG ACTGTTTAAGCAGATTAGGGCAGAGGCCTCTCTTCATCTCTGCCATTGGCAAAGACTCTCATAGTGAAGCTGTGCTAAACTATTGTAAACACATG GATACAAGCGCAGTTGCCAGATTACAAGACCAAAGGACTGCGACCTATTGTGCTGTTATAACCGAGTCTGGAGAGCTGAGCCTGGGATTGGGCGACATGGACATCCATCAGCAAATACAAGAgcaatat GTATCTCAGTTTGAGGATCAGCTTGCATCAGCATCTCTTGTAGTTCTTGATGGCAACATTCCTGTTTCAACCATAGACTACGTGTGTCGTATTGCCAAGAAACGTGCAGTCCCTG TGTGGTTTGAGCCCACGGATGCAGATAAGGCCTGTAAGCCCTTCCTGTCAGAGAGCTGGAAAGCCCTATCTTACATCTCCCCCAATCTGGCTGAGCTCTGCACCATGAATCATACACTAGGCCTGCCTACACCTACAG AGTTTCCCAGATCACTTGAGGATGTCTTGGGCTGTGTACCAGCTCTCTCCCGCCCCCTGCTGGAGCATCTGAATTGTGTGGTGGTCACTTTAGGTGCGTTGGGTGTGATGGTGTGTGGAGAACATGCAGCTGGGACTGTGAATTTGCAGCCACAAAAGCAAAAGCTG AAGGGACGGCTGTGTGCTGTTCATTATCCTGCGCTGACTGTGAGCTCTAAAGAAACAGTAAATGTGTCTGGAGCTGGTGACAG TTTTGCTGGAGCAATGATGGTGGGAATCTTACGAGAGTTGGACACAGACAGCTGTGTGCGTATGGGTCTCCTTGCCGCCCGCACATCCTTGATGTCTCCTCATCCAATTGATccatctctgacagcagatgacATCCATCCAGAAAAATTACAGTCTCAGCTGTGGCCAAAGCCTTCATTTGTGTGGATAGAGGACTGA
- the zgc:136858 gene encoding pseudouridine-metabolizing bifunctional protein C1861.05 isoform X3 codes for MECLILTISAKEVEAIVRAEGAIPATIGILEGSIHVGLSSDELDFLAQSKMALKVSRRDLPYVISKGMSGGTTVSGTMIAAHKAGIPVFVTGGIGGVHRDGENSLDVSADLTELGRTPIAVVSAGVKSILDIGRTLEFLETQGVCVATYGDSNSFPAFFSRQSEFTSPYHVSSPQEAADLIASTLSLGLQSGLLLAIPIPEEHAATGQQIEDAIQTAVKEASSQGVTGRDVTPFILQRVNELTKGKSLQANIALIKNNAKVGSQIACALSKHKEKTGGNFRGDIKTRKSKDQRTDSYAIVIGGINVDFIAKGMTKKLVFGQTNPGSVCQSFGGVGRNIADCLSRLGQRPLFISAIGKDSHSEAVLNYCKHMDTSAVARLQDQRTATYCAVITESGELSLGLGDMDIHQQIQEQYVSQFEDQLASASLVVLDGNIPVSTIDYVCRIAKKRAVPVWFEPTDADKACKPFLSESWKALSYISPNLAELCTMNHTLGLPTPTEFPRSLEDVLGCVPALSRPLLEHLNCVVVTLGALGVMVCGEHAAGTVNLQPQKQKLKGRLCAVHYPALTVSSKETVNVSGAGDSFAGAMMVGILRELDTDSCVRMGLLAARTSLMSPHPIDPSLTADDIHPEKLQSQLWPKPSFVWIED; via the exons ATGGAATGCCTTATCCTCACAATCTCAG CAAAGGAAGTGGAGGCGATTGTGAGAGCTGAGGGTGCAATCCCTGCAACCATTGGGATTCTTGAGGGCAGCATTCATGTGGGCCTTTCGTCAGATGAACTGGACTTCCTGGCACAAAGCAAAATGGCACTAAAAGTGTCCAGAAGGGACTTACCTTATGTCATCAGCAAG ggTATGTCGGGTGGCACAACTGTCTCCGGCACAATGATTGCGGCTCACAAGGCTGGGATTCCTGTTTTTGTAACTGGAGGCATTGGAGGAGTACATAGAGATGGAGAAAACt CTCTGGATGTGAGTGCAGACCTCACTGAACTGGGTCGAACCCCTATTGCTGTTGTGTCAGCTGGGGTGAAATCCATCCTAGATATCGGTCGCACTCTTGAGTTCTTG GAAactcagggtgtgtgtgtggccaCATATGGAGATTCAAATAGCTTCCCAGCCTTCTTCTCTAGGCAAAGTGAATTTACTTCTCCTTACCATGTCTCCAGTCCTCAAGAAGCAGCAGATCTTATTG CTAGTACACTATCTCTGGGGCTGCAAAGTGGTCTTCTGTTGGCCATCCCCATCCCTGAGGAACATGCAGCCACAGGACAACAGATAGAAGATGCCATACAAACAGCTGTGAAGGAGGCCAG CTCACAAGGTGTCACAGGAAGAGATGTCACCCCTTTTATCCTTCAGCGAGTCAATGAGCTGACAAAAGGAAAGTCCCTGCAAGCCA ATATAGCGCTCATCAAAAACAATGCCAAGGTGGGCAGTCAGATTGCATGTGCCCTTTCTAAACATAAAGAGAAAACTGGAGGCAACTTCAGAGGTGACATTAAAACCCGAAAATCAAAGGACCAGAGAACAGACTCCTACGCT ATTGTTATTGGTGGAATAAACGTTGATTTCATCGCTAAAGGAATGACAAAGAAATTGGTG tttggtCAGACAAATCCAGGAAGTGTTTGTCAGTCTTTTGGAGGCGTAGGCAGGAATATTGCTG ACTGTTTAAGCAGATTAGGGCAGAGGCCTCTCTTCATCTCTGCCATTGGCAAAGACTCTCATAGTGAAGCTGTGCTAAACTATTGTAAACACATG GATACAAGCGCAGTTGCCAGATTACAAGACCAAAGGACTGCGACCTATTGTGCTGTTATAACCGAGTCTGGAGAGCTGAGCCTGGGATTGGGCGACATGGACATCCATCAGCAAATACAAGAgcaatat GTATCTCAGTTTGAGGATCAGCTTGCATCAGCATCTCTTGTAGTTCTTGATGGCAACATTCCTGTTTCAACCATAGACTACGTGTGTCGTATTGCCAAGAAACGTGCAGTCCCTG TGTGGTTTGAGCCCACGGATGCAGATAAGGCCTGTAAGCCCTTCCTGTCAGAGAGCTGGAAAGCCCTATCTTACATCTCCCCCAATCTGGCTGAGCTCTGCACCATGAATCATACACTAGGCCTGCCTACACCTACAG AGTTTCCCAGATCACTTGAGGATGTCTTGGGCTGTGTACCAGCTCTCTCCCGCCCCCTGCTGGAGCATCTGAATTGTGTGGTGGTCACTTTAGGTGCGTTGGGTGTGATGGTGTGTGGAGAACATGCAGCTGGGACTGTGAATTTGCAGCCACAAAAGCAAAAGCTG AAGGGACGGCTGTGTGCTGTTCATTATCCTGCGCTGACTGTGAGCTCTAAAGAAACAGTAAATGTGTCTGGAGCTGGTGACAG TTTTGCTGGAGCAATGATGGTGGGAATCTTACGAGAGTTGGACACAGACAGCTGTGTGCGTATGGGTCTCCTTGCCGCCCGCACATCCTTGATGTCTCCTCATCCAATTGATccatctctgacagcagatgacATCCATCCAGAAAAATTACAGTCTCAGCTGTGGCCAAAGCCTTCATTTGTGTGGATAGAGGACTGA
- the LOC113043319 gene encoding interleukin-17 receptor A yields the protein MSSSKMIFFKDKIFPFSLDISLMVLGNCSDEGWVVPRDKAPRSPDVTEKKVAAKKDDSGQFAPVLYITWSQFPDGSIYTLKGTEVLVVEMSTNRSVCVRYIFNNTLSDTKNPRLGRWTFSLDRIVLIPNFKYQVFVTNLPKLDRGSYTTITNITVPDRFWDMKVERSVRKDKGNGNLVITVEFETGEFSDQYKVSICSPDLQPELFHTVIKGNETFLKVNFTLEARRINHCNLELVIQPLSVESVNNCLEYRKTFDICPFLPGAPVVFITLVTLGLLLASLAVTVCLFGCIVFLKYKDLHKEMPSSDSSTCAKGKLEWNPIHEPKRVIIIYSLDHPLYKEIILKLCAFMRAKCGTDVTLDLLDSAWLSTIGRIQWLDMQRERISKSSDKVLILCSSGVHAKWKAMCGEHKVRLKEDERSPIGDMLTPALSLIIPDFVHASSFHKYIVAYFDDVSSEDDVPAPFNVVVKYKLMKHFEELYFRILDMEKHEPGRIKCIEGIRENDYFNCPSGRGLRDAIEAFKNYQLKNPNWFEMELLDTDDEEEETILESTCPTDINYSSVTECYQLSEEHKAHTFVNMIKFQNDEHVLKSSIAETAVILSENSSVLTTDVHYSGSVQSSITAIDVKGLPATKPVAQHALCLQAL from the exons ATGTCTtcttcaaaaatgattttttttaaagacaaaatttttccattttcattagaTATTTCTTTGATGGTCTTAGGTAACTGTTCAGATGAGGGTTGGGTGGTGCCAAGAGACAAAGCCCCGAGGTCTCCTGATGTAACTGAAAAAAAGGTAGCAGCCAAGAAGGACGACAGTGGACAGTTTGCACCAGTCCTGTACATTACATGGAGCCAGTTCCCGGATG GGAGTATATACACTCTAAAAGGGACTGAAGTGCTTGTGGTTGAAATGTCGACAAATCGCAGCGTTTGTGTTCGTTACATTTTCAATAACACACTTTCGGATACAAAAAACCCAAGACTGGGCAGG TGGACATTTTCTTTGGACAGGATTGTGCTCATTCCCAACTTTAAATACCAGGTTTTTGTAACTAATTTACCAAAGCTAGACAGAGGGAGCTATACAACAATAACCAACATCACAGTTCCAG ATCGCTTTTGGGATATGAAGGTAGAACGGTCAGTGCGAAAGGATAAAGGAAATGGTAACTTGGTGATAACAGTAGAATTTGAAACAGGAGAGTTCTCTGACCAATACAAAGTCTCCATCTGCAGTCCTGACCTTCAGCCAGAACTGTTTCACACTGTCATAAAG GGTAACGAGACATTTCTGAAGGTTAATTTCACGCTGGAAGCACGTCGGATAAATCACTGCAATTTGGAATTGGTG ATTCAGCCACTGTCTGTTGAAAGCGTGAATAACTGTCTGGAATACAGAAAGACATTTGATATCTGTCCCT TTCTTCCAGGTGCTCCTGTTGTTTTTATCACTTTGGTGACACTGGGTCTGTTGTTGGCTTCATTGGCTGTTACTGTTTGCCTTTTTGGCTGTATTGTATTTTTGAAGTACAAGGATTTACATAAAG AAATGCCCTCCTCAGACAGCTCAACATGTGCAAAGGGTAAACTAGAGTGGAATCCCATTCACGAGCCTAAAAGGGTCATCATCATCTACTCTCTTGACCACCCCCTGTACAAAGAAATCATCTTGAAGTTATGTGCCTTCATGAGGGCCAAATGTGGCACAGACGTCACTCTAGATCTCCTGGACTCTGCCTGGCTCAGCACGATTGGAAGAATTCAGTGGCTGGATATGCAAAGGGAACGAATCTCCAAGTCCTCAGATAAAGTCCTGATCTTGTGCTCTTCAGGCGTACATGCCAAGTGGAAGGCCATGTGCGGTGAGCACAAAGTAAGACTGAAGGAGGATGAACGTTCACCCATAGGAGACATGCTCACGCCGGCTCTGAGCCTCATTATACCGGATTTTGTTCATGCTTCATCTTTCCACAAGTACATAGTGGCTTATTTTGATGACGTGTCCAGTGAGGATGATGTTCCAGCACCATTCAACGTCGTGGTGAAGTACAAACTGATGAAGCACTTTGAAGAACTTTACTTCCGAATACTAGACATGGAAAAACATGAGCCGGGACGGATTAAGTGCATTGAAGGCATCAGGGAGAACGATTACTTCAACTGTCCATCAGGACGAGGACTTCGGGATGCTATTGAAGCTTTTAAAAATTACCAGCTGAAGAATCCAAATTGGTTTGAAATGGAGCTTTTGGacactgatgatgaagaagaggaaaCCATCTTGGAGTCAACGTGCCCTACAGACATTAACTATAGCTCTGTTACTGAATGCTATCAGCTATCTGAAGAGCATAAAGCTCATACATTTGTCAATATGATTAAGTTTCAGAATGATGAACATGTTTTAAAGTCTTCCATCGCAGAGACAGCTGTAATACTGAGTGAGAATTCTTCAGTTCTTACCACAGATGTGCATTACAGTGGCTCAGTACAGAGCAGCATTACAGCTATCGATGTAAAAGGTTTACCAGCAACTAAACCTGTGGCACAACATGCTTTATGCTTACAGGCTCTGTGA
- the tnni4b.1 gene encoding troponin I, slow skeletal muscle, protein MSEGPKKTKYTATRRLLLKSKLLKKATSMLAAEKEQNKRERDEALNERVPPLKLSGLSAQELQELCRELHRKIDVVDEARYDLEIKVAKNEIEIQSLTQKIWEMKGTKQRTKLKRVKKSHDAKLDALTESKMSSKSDFKANLKTVKKEEEKKEEVTDWRKNVEAMSGMEGRKKLFDAGQ, encoded by the exons atgTCTGAAGG ACCG aaaaaaactaaGTATACTGCCACAAGGCGGCTGCTCTTGAAA AGCAAATTATTGAAGAAGGCCACGTCCATGCTGGCAGCTGAAAAAGAGCAGAATAAAAGAGAGAGGGATGAGGCTCTTAATGAGAGGGTTCCTCCTCTCAAACTATCTGGTCTGTCTGCACAGGAGCTCCAG gaaCTTTGCAGAGAACTTCACCGCAAGATTGATGTTGTTGATGAGGCGCGATACGATCTTGAAATTAAAGTGGCTAAAAATGAAATAGAG ATCCAGTCGTTGACTCAGAAGATTTGGGAAATGAAGGGTACAAAGCAACGAACCAAACTGAAGAGAGTTAAGAAGTCACACGATGCCAAACTCGATGCGCTGACTGAATCCAAAATGTCATCAAAGTCCGATTTCAAAGCCAACCTGAAGACCgtaaagaaagaagaagagaag AAAGAAGAGGTGACTGACTGGCGTAAGAATGTGGAGGCTATGTCTGGAATGGAGGGCAGGAAGAAGCTGtttgatgctggacaataa
- the tnni4b.2 gene encoding troponin I4b, tandem duplicate 2 has translation MSESQRPKSKITASRRLFLKTKLLKKATSMLVTEKEEKQREREATLRERVPPLQLSGLSVQDLQALCKDLHQKIDVVDEERYDVSVKVAKNEKEITDLTIKITELRGKMKRPALKRVKISADAMLGALLGSRVKESVDFKANLKTVKKEEEKKEEVTDWRKNVEAMSGMEGRKKLFDAGQ, from the exons ATGTCTGAGTC ACAG CGACCCAAATCTAAGATTACGGCATCCAGGAGGTTGTTCTTAAAG ACGAAGCTGCTGAAGAAAGCAACCTCTATGCTTGtaacagaaaaagaagaaaagcagagggagagagaggccACCTTGCGTGAGAGAGTGCCTCCTTTACAACTGTCCGGTCTGTCTGTTCAAGATCTCCAG GCTCTCTGTAAAGACCTCCATCAAAAGATTGATGTCGTAGATGAAGAGAGATATGACGTCTCTGTCaaagtggccaaaaatgaaaaggAG ATTACAGATTTGACCATCAAGATTACCGAACTTAGAGGTAAAATGAAGAGACCTGCACTGAAGAGGGTGAAGATCTCTGCCGATGCCATGTTGGGTGCTCTTTTGGGCTCCAGGGTCAAAGAGTCTGTGGATTTCAAAGCCAACCTTAAGACAGTCaagaaagaagaggaaaag AAAGAAGAGGTGACTGACTGGCGTAAGAACGTGGAGGCCATGTCTGGAATGGAGGGCAGGAAGAAGCTGTTTGATGCTGGACAATAG
- the tnni4b.3 gene encoding troponin I4b, tandem duplicate 3, whose translation MSEPAPKKPKISASRRLFLKTKILKKASTLLAEEKEQKKTDREQTLSERVPPLQLSGISVQDLQNLCKELHQKIDVVDEERYDVESKVAKNEKEIADLNYKIFELKGKMKRPALKRVRVSADAMLGALLGAKHKESIDFKANLKTVKKEEEKKEEVTDWRKNVDAMSGMEGRKKMFAGPNA comes from the exons ATGTCTGAACCTGC TCCG aaaaagcCCAAGATTTCTGCATCTCGTCGGTTATTCTTAAAG ACCAAAATACTGAAGAAGGCCAGCACCCTGCTGGCAGAGGAGAAGGAACAGAAGAAGACTGACAGAGAGCAAACACTCAGTGAGCGAGTTCCTCCTCTTCAGCTGTCTGGAATCTCTGTACAGGATTTACAG AATCTGTGCAAAGAACTCCATCAAAAAATTGATGTTGTCGATGAGGAACGATATGATGTTGAATCTAAAGTTGCCAAAAATGAAAAGGAG ATTGCAGATTTAAACTACAAAATCTTTGAGCTGAAGGGAAAAATGAAGAGACCTGCCCTGAAGAGAGTGAGGGTGTCTGCCGATGCCATGCTTGGGGCTCTGCTAGGTGCCAAACACAAAGAATCCATTGACTTTAAAGCTAACCTCAAGACAGTGAAGAAGGAGGAGGAAAAG AAAGAAGAAGTGACCGACTGGCGTAAAAATGTGGATGCTATGTCTGGCATGGAGGGCAGGAAGAAGATGTTTGCAGGACCAAATGCATAA
- the bpgm gene encoding bisphosphoglycerate mutase: MSKYKLFLLRHGEGAWNKENRFCSWVDQKLSVNGVVEAQECGRLLKEQGYQFDQVFTSILSRSIQTAWLVLEAMGLEWVPVTKSWRLNERHYGALIGLNRAEMALNHGEERVKLWRRSYDITPPPIDESHPYYAEIYNDRRYSTCDVPKEELPKTESLKEVLDRLLPYWNDVIVPVIKSGQNVLVSAHGNSCRALLKHLEDISEADIVNVTLPTGVPVLLELDEDLRPVKPRQLLGDQAKIQAAIRKVEDQGKANAQNK, translated from the exons ATGTCTAAATACAAACTCTTCCTTCTCCGACACGGGGAGGGGGCCTGGAACAAGGAGAACCGCTTCTGCAGTTGGGTTGACCAGAAACTGAGCGTGAATGGGGTGGTGGAAGCCCAAGAATGCGGCAGGCTCCTGAAAGAGCAGGGCTACCAGTTCGACCAGGTTTTTACCTCCATACTGAGCCGCTCCATCCAGACGGCCTGGTTGGTGCTGGAGGCCATGGGACTAGAGTGGGTCCCAGTCACCAAATCCTGGAGGTTAAACGAGCGGCATTACGGTGCCCTGATCGGCCTCAATCGGGCCGAGATGGCATTGAACCATGGTGAGGAACGGGTTAAATTGTGGAGGCGGAGCTATGACATCACACCGCCCCCCATTGATGAGTCACATCCCTATTATGCTGAAATTTACAATGACCGCCGATACAGTACGTGCGATGTTCCGAAAGAGGAACTGCCCAAAACAGAAAGTCTAAAGGAAGTGTTGGACCGACTTCTTCCGTACTGGAATGATGTCATTGTACCGGTGATCAAGAGTGGCCAAAACGTCCTCGTCTCTGCACATGGCAACAGCTGCAGGGCTTTGCTTAAACATTTGGAAG ATATATCAGAAGCGGACATTGTGAATGTAACGCTGCCCACAGGAGTACCAGTCTTGCTGGAGCTGGATGAAGATCTTCGACCGGTCAAGCCCCGTCAGCT